From a region of the Helianthus annuus cultivar XRQ/B chromosome 5, HanXRQr2.0-SUNRISE, whole genome shotgun sequence genome:
- the LOC110943954 gene encoding glutathione S-transferase T2-like, which translates to MEPNQFGRFSANVFAAFQNSPNVFANMQQTQTIQHLMMHNPFNIQPVQPEQPSQPIRTEPDEDVVEVVPETQPQKNKRKKASKLRVSKANRPNRTETYGRNNQTGEGFWKSVLAKFLELMEQGPYRDVDSVSSKWRKMSGFVNKFSEEYNKIYSSGRRSGMSDEDVFKKALDVYKTNHHTTFAHVRAWEVMRTAPKWAPVPNEVEMAKRQRTSESGSYSAGGSDARCHINLNDDAEFDEEEYAVKEAERPPGRDKSKKEAASKKEKQKVDLKMEEFMTQFKTYTEVKAQKARAKEQAIEEKSRVAGEKLRLSDDKVRLKEWEILTMDVDSYPEPKRSTLKKLQNDIMKKHQSG; encoded by the exons ATGGAACCGAACCAATTCGGTCGATTTTCCGCAAACGTTTTTGCCGCTTTCCAAAACTCACCGAATGTTTTTGCGAACATGCAACAAACTCAAACCATACAACACTTGATGATGCATAATCCTTTTAATATCCAACCCGTGCAACCCGAACAACCATCGCAACCCATTCGAACCGAACCCGACGAAGATGTTGTTGAAGTTGTTCCCGAGACCCAACCGCAAAAAAACAAACGAAAAAAGGCAAGCAAGTTGCGGGTGAGCAAAGCCAACCGTCCAAACCGAACCGAAACATATGGAC GTAACAATCAAACGGGTGAGGGGTTTTGGAAATCGGTTTTGGCGAAGTTTCTTGAGCTAATGGAACAAGGGCCATATCGAGATGTCGACTCGGTGTCTTCTAAGTGGCGAAAAATGAGTGGGTTCGTCAACAAGTTTTCGGaagaatataataaaatatattcaaGTGGGCGTCGTAGTGGGATGAGCGACGAGGATGTGTTCAAAAAGGCATTGGATGTTTACAAGACGAACCATCACACCACGTTCGCACACGTTCGGGCGTGGGAAGTTATGCGAACGGCCCCAAAATGGGCGCCGGTTCCGAATGAGGTGGAGATGGCAAAACGACAAAGAACATCGGAGTCCGGTAGTTATAGCGCTGGCGGATCGGACGCCAGATGTCACATAAATTTAAACGACGACGCCGAGTTCGATGAAGAAGAGTACGCCGTAAAGGAAGCGGAACGTCCCCCGGGCCGGGACAAATCAAAGAAGGAGGCGGCGTCAAAGAAAGAAAAGCAAAAGGTCGATTTGAAGATGGAGGAGTTTATGACGCAATTTAAAACATACACCGAGGTCAAGGCCCAAAAGGCGAGGGCGAAGGAACAGGCGATCGAAGAAAAGTCGCGCGTAGCGGGAGAAAAGTTACGATTGTCCGATGATAAGGTTCGGCTCAAGGAGTGGGAAATATTAACGATGGATGTTGATAGTTATCCCGAACCGAAACGCTCGactttaaaaaaattacaaaatgaCATCATGAAGAAGCATCAAAGTGGATGA
- the LOC110941855 gene encoding WD repeat-containing protein 44, producing the protein MSNHITEDNEDNDCFHDSLDRLLSSATCSSSSSCSVSEHEDNNNNNKDDDDTGGLIDSNCIPIPRFPMGVIDNYDVWISRPSSVDERRMRLLRRMGLSRDSSLFRRKHSLSSTSDQLQVLVSNSSNPSFTRSTPAGYQHFNCNNNSSTNSPVTDPVTVLKKSVSSNVDNPVVSVSVNGDLDSIPVANLDLETRNDGEVVETGCSDDAVCLIKNLDNGKEFVVDEVREDGMWGKLKEVGTERRLTMEEFEMCVGRSPIVQELMRRQNVEAGDRDLLEGNDGGNGSGLKKKSGWLKNIKNVASSVAGYRERRSSGDGDTSSEKGGRRSSSATDDSQDVSFHGPERVRVRQYGKSCKDLTALFKSQEIQAHSGSIWTIKFSLDGKYLASAGEDRVIHVWQVVSLERKGDLLFDKQEDGNLNGLSLLNGSPEPGLASPNSQVEKKKRGRLSIGRKSTSLDHIVVPETMFGLSEKPFCSFEGHLHDVLDLSWSKSQHLLSSSMDKTVRLWHLSNKSCLKIFSHNDYVTCIQFNPVDDRYFISGSLDAKVRIWSVPDHQVVDWNDMNEMVTAACYTPDGQAALVGSYKGNCCLYNTTENKLQQKSQINLRNKKTNSRHRKITGFQFAPGTTSEVLVTSADSRVRVVDGLDLVHKFKGFRNTNRQVSASVTSNGRYVVCASEDSHVYVWKHEGDARASRHKGVTVTHSYEHFHCQDVSIAIPWPGKTDTWGFQNGLSGEPNRLATDHFDDISAMNHPPTPEDQIGSSPFHGIITSASNGYFFDRFSATWPEEKLVSALKNPNKLTSADFTNGSSLSKSGWGMVIVTAGLHGEIRTFQNFGLPVRI; encoded by the exons ATGAGCAATCACATAACCGAAGACAACGAAGATAACGACTGTTTCCACGACTCTCTTGATCGGTTACTCTCTTCCGCCACTTGCTCCTCTTCTTCCTCGTGCTCCGTTTCCGAACAcgaagataataataataataataaggatgACGATGATACAGGAGGTTTGATTGATTCGAATTGCATTCCTATACCTAGGTTTCCGATGGGCGTTATTGACAATTACGATGTCTGGATCTCACGCCCGTCGTCCGTCGACGAACGCCGTATGCGGCTGCTCCGCCGCATGGGACTCAGCCGTGACTCATCTCTATTCCGCCGGAAACATTCTCTCTCCTCCACGTCAGATCAGTTACAGGTTTTGGTTTCTAATTCTTCTAACCCTAGCTTCACTCGTTCAACACCTGCTGGTTATCAACATTTTAATTGTAATAATAATAGTTCTACAAATTCACCTGTTACTGATCCTGTTACTGTATTAAAGAAATCTGTAAGTAGCAATGTTGATAATCCTGTTGTTAGTGTTAGTGTTAATGGTGATTTGGATAGTATACCGGTTGCAAATTTGGATTTGGAGACTAGAAATGACGGTGAAGTAGTGGAAACCGGTTGTTCGGATGATGCGGTTTGTTTAATTAAGAATCTGGATAATGGGAAGGAGTTTGTGGTGGATGAGGTTAGAGAGGATGGAATGTGGGGGAAGCTTAAGGAAGTTGGAACGGAGAGGCGGTTAACGATGGAAGAGTTTGAAATGTGCGTTGGGCGTTCACCGATAGTTCAGGAGTTGATGAGAAGGCAGAATGTGGAGGCTGGTGATAGGGATTTGTTGGAGGGTAACGACGGTGGGAACGGGTCTGGTTTGAAGAAGAAAAGTGGTTGGTTGAAGAACATTAAGAATGTAGCGAGTTCGGTTGCGGGGTATAGGGAAAGAAGAAGTAGTGGTGATGGAGATACTTCGTCGGAAAAAGGTGGAAGGCGGTCTAGTTCCGCGACTGATGATAGTCAAGATGTTTCATTTCATGGTCCGGAGAGGGTACGGGTTAGACAGTATGGGAAATCGTGTAAAGATTTAACAGCTTTGTTTAAAAGCCAGGAGATACAGGCGCATAGTGGATCGATCTGGACGATTAAGTTTAGTTTGGACGGGAAGTATCTTGCTAGTGCCGGTGAGGATCGGGTTATTCACGTCTGGCAAGTTGTGTCACTAGAAAGAAAAGGTGACCTTTTGTTTGATAAGCAAGAAGATGGAAATTTGAATGGTTTATCATTGTTAAATGGGTCACCGGAACCAGGTTTGGCATCACCAAATAGCCAagttgaaaagaagaaaagaggGAGGTTATCGATTGGCAGAAAATCTACGAGTTTGGATCATATCGTGGTGCCGGAAACCATGTTTGGGCTCTCGGAGAAACCGTTTTGTTCTTTTGAAGGACATCTGCATGATGTGCTTGACTTGTCATGGTCCAAATCTCAG CATTTGCTTTCATCCTCGATGGACAAAACCGTGCGGTTGTGGCATTTGTCTAACAAGTCGTGTTTGAAGATATTTTCTCACAATGACTACG taACTTGCATTCAGTTCAATCCCGTTGATGATAGATATTTCATAAGCGGGTCACTTGATGCTAAAGTACGCATATGGAGCGTTCCTGATCATCAAGTCGTTGATTGGAATGATATGAATGAAATGGTCACTGCTGCTTGCTATACACCAGATGGTCAG GCTGCACTTGTTGGTTCATACAAAGGGAACTGCTGTTTATACAACACAACTG AAAATAAGTTACAGCAAAAAAGCCAAATCAATCTGCGGAACAAAAAGACGAATTCCCGTCATAGGAAGATAACTGGTTTTCAG TTTGCGCCGGGTACTACATCAGAAGTGCTCGTGACATCTGCAGATTCACGTGTTCGTGTTGTTGACGGCCTTGATTTAGTTCACAAGTTTAAAG GATTTCGCAACACAAACCGACAAGTTTCAGCCTCGGTGACTTCAAACGGGAGATATGTGGTTTGTGCAAGTGAGGATTCCCACGTTTACGTTTGGAAACATGAAGGTGATGCGCGTGCTAGCAGACACAAAGGTGTAACCGTTACTCATTCTTATGAGCATTTCCATTGTCAAGATGTATCAATAGCCATTCCGTGGCCCGGTAAAACCGACACTTGGGGTTTCCAAAACGGGCTTTCCGGAGAACCCAATAGGCTCGCCACCGACCACTTTGATGACATTTCAGCAATGAACCATCCACCAACTCCCGAAGATCAAATTGGTAGCAGCCCGTTTCATGGAATCATTACTAGTGCAAGCAACGGGTACTTTTTCGATCGGTTTTCTGCCACATGGCCCGAGGAAAAACTTGTTTCGGCTTTGAAGAACCCGAATAAACTTACAAGTGCTGATTTTACAAATGGGTCGAGCTTGAGTAAGTCGGGGTGGGGTATGGTGATTGTGACGGCTGGGCTTCATGGGGAAATTAGAACGTTCCAAAATTTTGGACTGCCAGTTCGAATATAG